One genomic segment of Oscillatoria salina IIICB1 includes these proteins:
- a CDS encoding DUF1257 domain-containing protein, with product MSHFSTIKVQIKQGEILNEVLQELGYNVELNTTVRGYHGDTTNAEYVIRQANGYDLGFRRNGENYELVADFWGAKIDRQDFVHKISQKYAHKTLMATVKEQGFNVEEQETLADGTVRVVVGSWV from the coding sequence ATGTCTCATTTCAGCACGATTAAGGTACAAATCAAGCAGGGCGAAATTCTCAATGAGGTTTTGCAAGAATTGGGTTACAACGTTGAGTTGAATACCACAGTGCGTGGTTATCACGGCGATACTACTAATGCGGAATACGTGATTCGTCAAGCCAATGGCTACGATTTAGGATTTCGTCGTAATGGCGAAAATTATGAGTTAGTAGCAGATTTTTGGGGTGCGAAAATCGATCGCCAAGATTTTGTTCACAAAATTAGTCAAAAATACGCTCACAAAACTTTAATGGCTACCGTCAAAGAGCAAGGTTTCAATGTTGAAGAACAAGAAACTCTCGCGGATGGTACTGTTAGAGTTGTTGTCGGCAGTTGGGTTTAA
- a CDS encoding AAA family ATPase, with product MYANQPNTHPNSGSTNLHQELVAELDLMLRARYPLIYFVSLEEEPVEQVLIQVAAQSQPSRRILFWDLVRGWEDNGSGKGSAMAALDRIAKADVNEDTIFVLRNFHLLLKNPYLPNTIPILQELTAIARELKSSRKTLVVTGYNLELPLELREQTTVIDFPLPSPPEIDALISSQVAADKLRVAGLGREQLVRAFQGLTRTRIIRVLAKAIAAKQQVDESVIDRVLQAKKQVIRQTEILEFLPAAESLKNVGGLGNLKQWVRMRQDGFSEEARRYGIPNPKGLLLVGIQGTGKSLCAKTIAHEWRLPLLRLDAGRLFGGIVGESESRVRQLIKISEAMAPCVLWIDEIDKAFGNIASGRDGDSGTSRRVFGSLITWMQEKTSPVFIVATANNVRILPAELLRKGRFDEIFFLDLPTETEREEIFRVHLQRLRPSSWRNFDLSLLGSQSKDFSGAEIEQAIVDAMQRAFSSGQNNRRRDFTTQDIFGAIRETVPLAAIASAQIDALKRWAAESGARTASNNVQLMEELRQYRVEQGIRRSEFE from the coding sequence ATGTACGCCAACCAGCCAAACACTCATCCTAATTCTGGCTCAACAAACTTGCATCAAGAATTGGTAGCGGAACTAGATTTAATGCTTCGCGCCCGCTATCCTTTAATTTACTTTGTTTCACTGGAAGAAGAACCAGTGGAGCAAGTATTAATTCAAGTTGCAGCCCAATCTCAACCCAGTCGGAGAATCTTATTTTGGGATTTAGTGCGCGGTTGGGAGGATAATGGATCGGGGAAAGGCTCGGCGATGGCGGCTTTGGATCGAATTGCCAAAGCTGATGTTAATGAAGATACGATTTTTGTCTTACGCAATTTCCATTTGTTGTTGAAAAATCCTTATCTCCCGAATACGATTCCAATTTTGCAGGAGTTAACAGCGATCGCGCGAGAGTTAAAGTCTAGTCGCAAAACTTTAGTCGTCACCGGATATAATCTCGAATTACCTTTAGAATTAAGAGAGCAAACCACAGTTATTGATTTTCCTTTACCTAGTCCTCCAGAAATTGATGCTTTGATTAGTTCCCAGGTAGCGGCTGATAAACTGAGAGTAGCGGGATTAGGTAGAGAACAACTGGTAAGAGCGTTTCAGGGTTTAACTCGCACGAGAATTATTCGAGTTTTAGCTAAAGCGATCGCTGCAAAACAACAAGTAGATGAATCTGTAATCGATCGCGTTTTACAAGCAAAGAAACAAGTTATTCGTCAAACGGAAATCTTAGAGTTTCTACCTGCGGCTGAATCACTCAAAAATGTCGGTGGATTAGGAAATCTCAAGCAATGGGTAAGAATGCGTCAAGACGGCTTTAGTGAAGAAGCCAGACGCTATGGTATTCCTAACCCCAAAGGATTATTATTAGTAGGTATTCAGGGAACTGGTAAATCTCTCTGCGCGAAAACAATTGCTCACGAATGGCGTTTACCTTTGTTACGTTTGGATGCCGGACGTTTATTTGGTGGTATTGTTGGCGAAAGTGAAAGTCGTGTGCGTCAGTTGATTAAAATTTCCGAAGCAATGGCTCCTTGCGTGCTTTGGATTGACGAAATTGATAAAGCATTTGGTAATATTGCTAGTGGCAGAGATGGCGATTCGGGAACTTCGCGGCGTGTCTTCGGTTCCTTGATTACCTGGATGCAAGAAAAAACTTCTCCGGTGTTTATTGTTGCGACAGCAAATAACGTGCGAATTCTCCCAGCGGAGTTATTGCGAAAAGGACGTTTTGATGAAATATTTTTCTTAGATTTACCCACCGAAACCGAGCGAGAAGAGATTTTTCGGGTTCATTTACAGCGTTTACGCCCTAGTAGCTGGCGAAATTTCGACTTATCATTATTGGGTAGTCAATCTAAAGATTTTAGTGGTGCAGAAATCGAACAAGCGATCGTTGATGCAATGCAGCGAGCATTTAGTAGCGGACAAAACAATCGACGACGAGATTTTACCACTCAAGATATATTTGGCGCAATTCGGGAAACAGTTCCGCTCGCCGCGATCGCTTCTGCTCAAATTGACGCACTCAAACGTTGGGCTGCGGAAAGCGGTGCGCGTACAGCCTCGAATAACGTGCAGTTAATGGAAGAGTTGAGGCAATATAGGGTAGAGCAGGGTATTCGGCGCTCAGAGTTTGAATAG